The following proteins come from a genomic window of Nitrospira sp.:
- a CDS encoding polysaccharide biosynthesis/export protein, which produces MMVIAGSNQRMRLFLKWILVVPVVLGVVGCAEMRRDYEVDLIAPSEFPLGPEDVLKVTVWKSQDLSGEVTIRPDGTITLPLIGDVPAAGLPANVLAKRIADRLTEYISAPIVTVQVKEVNSYFIYVLGEVVKPGKYPLKSYANVMQGISLAGGFAPFASKNKIKVLRNVSIGPEGHEKKRQVEIPVHYDDILKGTAVPGNFFLRSGDVIVVP; this is translated from the coding sequence ATGATGGTAATCGCCGGAAGTAATCAAAGAATGCGCCTTTTTCTCAAATGGATCCTTGTAGTCCCTGTAGTGCTCGGGGTAGTGGGATGCGCCGAAATGAGGAGGGATTACGAAGTTGACCTGATCGCACCGTCTGAATTTCCCCTCGGGCCAGAGGATGTGCTGAAAGTGACGGTCTGGAAGAGTCAGGACTTATCGGGCGAGGTGACGATTCGTCCGGATGGCACGATCACATTGCCGCTTATCGGGGATGTGCCGGCCGCCGGTCTCCCTGCCAATGTTTTGGCGAAACGTATCGCCGATCGGCTCACAGAATACATATCGGCACCGATCGTCACGGTTCAAGTCAAGGAGGTCAACAGCTATTTCATCTATGTCTTAGGAGAAGTCGTGAAGCCGGGCAAGTATCCGTTGAAGTCCTATGCCAACGTAATGCAAGGCATTTCATTGGCCGGCGGCTTCGCACCCTTTGCGAGCAAGAACAAGATCAAGGTGTTGCGCAATGTGAGCATTGGGCCCGAAGGGCATGAAAAGAAACGTCAGGTCGAAATTCCGGTGCACTATGATGATATTCTAAAAGGCACCGCCGTGCCGGGAAATTTCTTTCTGCGAAGCGGCGATGTCATCGTGGTGCCGTAG
- a CDS encoding polysaccharide deacetylase, protein MTFGRQSQETSMRHVLSFDVEEHFQVSAFWSDSRRQQWDRLESRVEQNTLRLAELLARFETRATFFVLGWVAERYPGLVKALANQGHEIASHGYGHELVTNQTDSEFREDVRRAKCILEDVTGEMVYGYRAPSFSITDRTPWALAILVEEGYLYDSSIYARFSRSEKVGTARGVHEITTTAGNIIEVALPTADLCGLQLPIAGGGYFRLFPYSASRMFLRQLERAGTRCIMYLHPWEIDPDQPRMDGPLVSRFRHYLNLKKTEQRLQCLLRDFSFAPVVEIVEPIHELVQSRHSAAACQSAAPKNCVSLDYSEE, encoded by the coding sequence ATGACTTTCGGCCGACAGAGTCAAGAGACGAGCATGCGACATGTCCTCTCTTTCGATGTGGAGGAGCATTTTCAGGTATCGGCCTTTTGGTCCGATTCTAGAAGGCAACAGTGGGATCGATTGGAAAGTCGCGTGGAGCAGAATACGCTCCGGCTCGCGGAGCTGCTGGCGCGGTTTGAGACAAGGGCTACATTTTTTGTTCTAGGATGGGTCGCGGAACGATATCCGGGGTTGGTCAAAGCATTGGCCAATCAGGGGCATGAAATTGCATCGCACGGTTACGGGCATGAGTTGGTCACTAATCAGACAGACAGTGAGTTTCGGGAAGACGTCAGGCGGGCAAAGTGCATTTTAGAAGACGTGACAGGAGAGATGGTGTACGGCTATCGGGCACCCAGCTTCTCGATCACTGATCGGACCCCATGGGCGTTGGCGATTTTGGTCGAGGAAGGCTATCTCTACGACTCTAGTATCTATGCTCGATTCTCGCGTTCTGAGAAAGTAGGTACGGCAAGAGGTGTACACGAGATTACCACGACGGCAGGCAACATTATTGAAGTGGCGTTGCCTACGGCAGACCTATGTGGTCTTCAGCTCCCTATTGCTGGAGGAGGGTACTTTCGCCTCTTTCCCTACTCCGCCTCCAGGATGTTCTTGAGACAGCTTGAGAGAGCAGGCACCCGGTGCATCATGTACCTGCATCCCTGGGAGATTGATCCCGACCAACCACGTATGGACGGGCCACTGGTTTCGAGGTTCCGTCACTATTTGAACCTCAAGAAAACCGAGCAGCGACTCCAATGTCTCTTGCGTGATTTTTCGTTTGCCCCTGTCGTGGAAATAGTTGAGCCAATCCACGAACTGGTCCAATCACGGCACAGTGCGGCAGCTTGTCAATCAGCAGCACCTAAGAATTGTGTCAGTTTGGACTATTCGGAGGAATAG